In one Mycobacterium heckeshornense genomic region, the following are encoded:
- a CDS encoding DUF732 domain-containing protein has translation MTAIPVRLAGPVGSLVAGPVVALLLAGVSAPRAYADAVDTNFLAALKSKGINFVSAQSAIIAGHEVCDELDLGRQKTDVASDVMKNSDLDDYHAGFFVGVSVAAFCPRHSG, from the coding sequence GTGACGGCCATCCCCGTGCGCTTGGCCGGCCCCGTGGGGTCGCTCGTGGCCGGCCCGGTTGTCGCGCTGCTTCTCGCGGGAGTGTCGGCGCCGCGCGCATATGCCGACGCCGTCGACACCAATTTCCTGGCAGCGCTGAAGTCGAAGGGAATCAATTTCGTGTCTGCGCAATCCGCCATCATCGCCGGTCATGAGGTCTGCGATGAACTCGACCTCGGCAGGCAGAAGACCGACGTGGCATCCGACGTGATGAAAAACAGCGATCTAGACGACTACCATGCCGGGTTTTTCGTCGGTGTCAGTGTTGCCGCGTTCTGCCCCCGGCATTCCGGGTAG
- the pstS gene encoding phosphate ABC transporter substrate-binding protein PstS: protein MKSNRFGAAFSLLGAVMLSACGGHDNAAGHSATTGTSAAKVTCGGKATLKASGSTAQENAMTRFVKAYQQSCPGHSLDYTANGSGAGISEFIGKKTDFGGSDSPLSKDEYAKAEQRCGSPAWNLPLVFGPIAIVYNIAGVTSLNLDGPTLAQIFNGQITTWNDAAIQVLNLGVTLPAEPIQVIFRSDESGTTDNFQKYLDTASNGTWGNGAGKKFNGGVGAGAGGSDGVAAAVKSTEGSITYVEWSFARARRLATARIVTSAGPDPVAIGPESVGKTISAAWFTKKGNDLALDTISFYRPNQPGAYPIVLATYEIVCSKYPDPQVATAVKAFLQSSIHSGQNGLADNGYIPIPAAFASRLSTAVDAVS, encoded by the coding sequence TTGAAATCCAATCGATTTGGTGCTGCGTTTAGTCTTCTGGGCGCAGTGATGTTGTCGGCGTGCGGTGGCCACGACAACGCCGCCGGGCACAGCGCAACGACGGGCACCTCCGCGGCGAAGGTGACGTGCGGGGGCAAGGCGACCCTGAAGGCCAGCGGCTCCACCGCCCAGGAAAACGCGATGACCCGCTTCGTCAAGGCTTACCAACAAAGCTGCCCGGGTCACTCGTTGGATTACACGGCCAACGGTTCCGGTGCTGGAATCAGCGAATTCATCGGCAAAAAAACGGATTTCGGGGGTTCCGACTCACCGCTGAGCAAGGACGAATACGCCAAAGCGGAGCAGCGGTGCGGCTCGCCGGCGTGGAACCTGCCGCTGGTGTTCGGCCCGATCGCCATCGTCTACAACATCGCCGGCGTGACGTCGCTGAACCTCGACGGCCCGACGCTGGCGCAAATCTTCAACGGCCAGATTACGACGTGGAACGATGCCGCGATCCAGGTGTTGAACTTGGGTGTCACCTTGCCCGCCGAGCCGATCCAGGTGATTTTCCGCAGCGACGAGTCCGGGACCACCGACAACTTTCAGAAATATCTCGATACCGCGTCCAACGGTACCTGGGGCAACGGTGCCGGAAAGAAGTTCAACGGCGGGGTTGGTGCGGGCGCCGGCGGCAGTGACGGCGTCGCTGCGGCCGTTAAAAGCACGGAAGGATCGATCACCTACGTTGAGTGGTCGTTCGCCCGGGCGCGGCGCTTGGCCACGGCCAGGATCGTCACGTCGGCCGGTCCGGACCCGGTGGCGATCGGCCCGGAGTCGGTGGGAAAGACGATCTCGGCCGCCTGGTTCACCAAAAAGGGCAACGACCTCGCCCTCGACACGATCTCGTTCTATCGGCCGAACCAGCCCGGCGCCTATCCGATCGTGCTGGCGACGTACGAGATTGTGTGCTCGAAGTATCCCGATCCGCAGGTGGCAACGGCCGTGAAGGCGTTCCTGCAGAGCAGCATTCACTCCGGTCAAAACGGCCTGGCCGACAACGGATATATCCCGATTCCAGCGGCGTTCGCGTCGCGATTGTCGACCGCGGTCGATGCCGTTTCCTGA
- a CDS encoding PPE family protein, with product MQFMTLPPEVTSALIHSGPGAQSLVEAATAWRQLAAKLDEFAESYVAVVSSLTGTWYGPSATAMVRAVDPYLTWLRTTAQQCQRVASSAQTAAAAFNSARATMVSVAQVAANRARLAQLLATNGFGRNLPAIADNEYQYQSMWANNSAAMSRYQATSAHATALPEFTSPPSVSDPTGLVAQAGVAPTASTAAAASTAASLASFDPQSGWFGLANTYANQFISSGFPINLLSYLAQNTSAQALQTVGSQIGQGLSEGEAALGPLRGSGAFGAAGLSAEPTAAIGVGVSMGKLTAPPAVVGLLPGAQSPVQLASAASPLASGEPGLPMPPILPPPISAGSGWRKRKQQKYEDLEYGLEIKGAVMPRPPSAG from the coding sequence ATGCAGTTCATGACATTGCCCCCCGAGGTGACCTCTGCGTTGATCCACTCGGGGCCCGGTGCGCAATCCCTGGTCGAGGCTGCCACGGCGTGGCGGCAGCTCGCGGCCAAACTGGACGAGTTCGCCGAAAGCTACGTCGCCGTGGTCTCCTCGCTGACCGGGACCTGGTACGGTCCGTCCGCGACGGCGATGGTCCGGGCCGTCGACCCCTACCTGACCTGGCTGCGCACCACCGCACAGCAATGTCAGCGGGTCGCCTCTTCGGCCCAAACCGCGGCGGCGGCGTTCAATTCGGCGCGCGCGACCATGGTTTCGGTCGCACAGGTTGCCGCCAACCGCGCGCGGCTGGCACAGCTTCTGGCCACCAACGGCTTCGGGCGCAACCTCCCGGCGATCGCTGACAACGAATACCAATACCAGAGCATGTGGGCGAACAACTCGGCGGCCATGAGTCGTTATCAGGCGACCTCGGCACACGCCACCGCGCTGCCTGAGTTCACCTCGCCACCCTCGGTGAGCGATCCGACCGGGCTGGTCGCTCAAGCCGGGGTGGCGCCGACCGCTTCCACTGCTGCGGCGGCGTCCACTGCGGCGTCGCTGGCCAGCTTCGATCCGCAAAGCGGCTGGTTTGGATTGGCGAACACCTATGCCAACCAATTCATTTCGTCCGGATTTCCCATCAACCTGCTTAGCTATCTGGCGCAGAACACGTCGGCCCAGGCTCTCCAGACGGTGGGCAGCCAGATCGGCCAGGGCCTATCGGAGGGTGAGGCGGCTTTGGGACCACTGAGAGGGTCGGGTGCATTCGGCGCCGCCGGACTCTCGGCCGAGCCCACCGCGGCGATAGGCGTCGGCGTGTCGATGGGCAAGCTGACCGCGCCGCCCGCGGTCGTGGGGCTGTTGCCGGGTGCGCAATCACCGGTGCAACTGGCGTCAGCGGCATCACCGCTTGCATCGGGTGAACCCGGCTTGCCGATGCCGCCGATATTGCCACCGCCGATTTCGGCGGGCAGTGGCTGGCGCAAACGAAAGCAGCAGAAATACGAAGATCTCGAATACGGTTTGGAGATCAAAGGAGCAGTGATGCCCCGACCGCCGTCGGCGGGTTGA